One Streptomyces formicae genomic window, GAGCCCCGCGACCGTCAGCACGGTGATCAGCTCGGTGACCGTCTCGACCGTGCTGTCGAACGAGTTTCCGTAGTGCAGGAGCAGGACGGCGGCCGACGCCGCCGCGCCGGTCAGGACGGTGTTGAGCAGCGAGTAGAAGGGGGCGGCGATCAGCGGGGCCGCGGTGAACAGGGGCGCCGCGGTGAACTCGGGCGGTGTCAGCGCGTCGTACACCACTCCGACGACGAGCAGCAGGACGGGCAGTGCCCGCACGAAGGTCCCTTCGTGCGCGGTGGCGCCGCTGTCGTCGATCCGGTCGGCGCGTCTCCCCCCACGGCCACCGTCACGTCCTCCTCGCTGCCCCACCGCTCGCTCTCCCGCCGACTGTGCGCGCCCAGCACCTCACCGCGCTGCACTCAGGCTTCCCGCAGCGCGGTGAGGGTGCGACCTGGTGTGGGCCGACCGGGTTAGGCGCCGGTCACCGCGGGGACGGGTGCGAGCCGCCCCGACCTGGCGAGTCCGCGCAGCGCCACCGCGCAGCACGCGCCGAGGGCGGCCAGGACCAGCCAGGGCAGTGCGGGCAGGTCACGGGTGGCGTCGAGCAGGGCGCCCATGCCGAGGTTGCCCGCGGTGATGCCGATGCCGCAGACGGTGTTGTAGAGGCCGTAGTGCGTGGCCACCCAGCGGTCCCCCGCGAGCGAGACGACGGTGTCCATCTCGAAGGGGTAGAGCACGGCGGTCGCCGCGGCGAGCGCCGCCGCGCACAGGAGCAGGCCCGCGACCCCGACGTACCGGGAGCCGCCGAGCGCGGGCGGCAGGAACGCGGCGCCCATCAGGCCGAGCCCGGCGACCAGGCACTGCTCGCGCGTCCAGGTGCGTCGGCACCAGTCGGTGATCCGCAGCTGCCCGAGCAGCGCGACGAGCCCGGACACCACGAAGAGCGAGCTGGTCGCGACGGTGCCCGCGGTGCCCTCGCCGAGCAGCCGCTCCACGGACAGCGGCAGCGCGAGGTAGACCTGGAAGGACAGGACGTACGACCCGGTCATGGCGAGCGAGAAGAGCCAGAACGTCCGGTTGCCGAGCACCACGCGCCACTGGCCGCCCGCCTCCGCCGCGGCCTCGGTGCGCCGCCGCGCGGGCAGCCGGAGGATCTGGACCACCGAGAGCGCCGCGAACAGCACGGCGGCCACCGCGCAGGTCAGCCGGAAGTCGAACCCCGTCAGGGCGAGTCCGACGAGCGGCCCGAGCAGGATGCCGGTCTGGTAGAAGACGTTGAACAGCGCGAACGCCTCCACGCGGCGCTCGGGCGGCCCCGCCTCCGCGGCGACGTACGCCCGTACCGCCGGATTGAAGAGCGCCCCCGCGAGCCCGGTCGCCACCGACGCGGCGATCAGCACCGGCAGCGTGTCGGCGAAGGCGAGCGCCCCGAAGCCGACGGTCCGCAGCGCGCACCCCGCGACGATCATCGGCTTGAAGCCGAGCCTGTCGGCGAGCGCCCCGCCGACCAGGAACATGCCCTGCTGGGAGAGGTTCCTGACCCCGAGCACCAGGCCCACCGCCCAGGCGGCGAGCCCGAGTTGGCCCGACAGATGGGCCGCCAGGTACGGCATCAGCATGTAGAAGCCGAGGTTGATCGTGAACTGGTTGACGAAGAGCAGCTGCACCGCGGGCTCGAACGCCCTGGCCCGGCGCCAGATCCCGGTCACAGCACCGCACCCTTGGTGCTGCGGGCCCACCGGGACCACTCGGTGATGCCCTGCTCGGGCCCGGTCACCTCGCGGGGCTTGTCCGGCACCGCGCCGCCGGTCAGGCCCTTGGCCGCGCAGTACTCGTCGCTGAAGACCGTGTCGAAGTAGCGCTGCGGTCCGTCGGGGAAGACCGCGGCGACGCGGGTGCCGCGCGGCCGCGTCCTGGCCAGCCAGCCGGCCACCAGCGCCACCGCGCCGACGCTCCAGCCGCCGGTGGCGAACTGCCGCTCGGCGAGCCGCCGCGCGCACCGCACCGCCTCCGCGGGCCCGACCCAGTGCACCTCGTCGAAGGCGTCGTGGTCGACGTTGCCGGGGTGGATCGAGGAGCCGAGGCCGCGCATCAGGCGCGGGCCCGCGTCCAGGCCGAAGATGGTCGAAGCGACGCTGTCCACGCCGACCAGTTCGAGCCCCGGCAGCGCGCCGCCGCGCAGCGCCCGCGCGATCCCCGCCGAGTGCCCGCCGGTCCCGACCGCGCACACGAGCACGTCGAACTGGCCGAGCTGCCCGACGAGTTCGGCCGCGAGCGGGCCGTAGGCCGCCGGGTTGTCCGGGTTGTGGTACTGGTTCGGGCACCACGCGCCGCCGCCGAGCTCGGGCCCCGCCATGAGCTCGGCGACCCAGTCGACGCGCGCCTGCTGCCAGCCTCCCCGGCCGCTCGGTTCGCGTACGAGGTGGATGCGGGCGCCGTGCGCGGTGAGCATGCGCTCCACGATGGGTTCCAGGCCCGGGTCGGTCACGATGTGCACGGGGTGGCCGTACCGCACCCCGGCGAGCGCGAGGCCGAGCCCGAGGGTGCCCGACGTCGACTCGACGATGGGCGCGCCGGGCCTCAACTCGCCGCGCGCACGCGCCCTTTCGACCATGTAGAGGGCGGCGCGGTCCTTGATGCCGCCGAAGTTGAAGCCTTCGAGCTTGGCCCAGAAGCCCCGGCCGCCGTCGTCCGACGGTTCGTCGATCCAGAGCACGGGGGTGTTTCCCACGGCGGCCGCCGCGGGCTGCAAGTTGCTGATCATGTAGCTGACGTCCTTCGGGTACGCGGATGAGGGCACTGACGGAGTGGTCGGGCTCCGTGTGCGCTCAGTTCCTGTCGATCCCGATGGCGATGAGCAGTGAGTGGCCCGCGACGTGCGGTCCTGCCCTGGTCCGGGTGGCGAGCGAGCGGCCGCCGCCGGGCGGGGCGGACGAGACCTCGACGCGGCCCGCCCCCACCCCGTCCGGCACGGCACGGTCCACGGGCTGCGCGGCGACCTGCCCGTCGGCCTCGGCGTGCGCGCCGTGCCCGGACCCCGGGCACTCGTGCTGGCCGACGGCGCTGACGGGGGCGCCCGCGGGGGTGACGTTCAGGTGGCCGTGGCAGACGCCGAGGAAGAGCGCGCACACGGCGAACAGCAGCGCGAGGACGAACCCTCGCCCCGGCCTTCGCCTCGGCCTCACCGAACCCACCATGCCCACGCGACCCATAGTGAACACGAAACTACTCACCGCACACGTGTCAGCGCAAAGGCGACAATGCGCCAAATCGGCGGCGCGGGAAAACACCGAAGGCCCGGAACCATTTTCATGGTTCCGGGCCTTCGGCCTTCAGTAGCGGGGACAGGATTTGAACCTGCGACCTCTGGGTTATGAGCCCAGCGAGCTACCGAGCTGCTCCACCCCGCGTCGGTGAACACAACTCTACGCCATCCGGAGGGGTGGTTCGAACCACTTACGTGTTGCCCGCGTGCGTGAGGGTCTCCCAGGCCACGAAGAGGTCGTCCGTCCCCTCGGGCCGCCGCTGCTCCGTGTACTTCTCGGTCTGCGGCATCGCCAGCTTCAGCCGCCCCCGCAGGTGGTTCAGGCCCACCTCGGTGTCGGGCCCCATGTCGCGCCGCACCTTGCCGCCGCACAGCCAGTCCGGCGCCTTGGCGCCCAGCTGGTACGTGGAGTGGAACTCGAAGGCGGCCCGCAGCCGGTCCTCGACCTCGCCGTACAGGTCGACGCCCTGGTGGTGGGCGGTCTCCGCCATGTGCGCGGTCGCGGCGAGCGAGTAACTGGCGTGCTTGAAGTTGCGGCACGTCTCCTGGGAGAGCCCGTCGGCGAAGGTGCCCTGCCCGAACCAGTACTTCTTCAGCTCGGCGGCGGTGTCGATGTCACTGCCCTCCGGCGAGACGGGCAGCTTCCCGTCGGACTTCAGGTAGAAGTACGCGGGCACCCGCGTCCTGAAGTGGTGCACGGCCTTCTCGAACGTGGCGTGGTCGTCGAGGAAGACGGCCATGCCCATCGTCGCGTCGGCCATCACCAGGTCCCAGTTGCCGTTGAAGTCGGCGGACCCGTCCCGGACCTGGGGCAGATAGGCGTTGCGCAGCATCCGCTCGAAGCGGAGCAGCTGTCCGTCGTTCCAGCCGTCGTAGGTGTACCGCACGGCCTCGGCGGCCCGCGCCCACGAGGAGGCGGCCCAGGCGGTCTGGAGCCCGGCGTTGGCCTCGGTGTGCCCGGTGATCACCTTCGCCCAGGCGTCCATGATCTGCACGGCCTTCTCGGCGTGCGCGCGCTCGCCGGTGATGTTCCAGAGCAGGGCCTGCGTGTACGCGGCGAGCGCGTCCTCCCGCTCCTCCACGCACCCCCGTCCCGGCCGGGTGTCGGGCGGGCACTCCACCACGGCGTACGGAGTGGCCTGATAGTCGTCCGCCGCGTACTTGCTCCCGCGCATCTGCTCGAACGCGGCGAGCCACGGCTGCTCCTTGGCCTCGACGCGCGCCCGCACCCGCTTGAGCTGCGCCCCGCTGACGAGTACGCCGGGGTGTCTGAACGCCCGGTCGAGCGGCCGGGCGGCAGCGGTCCGGGTGTCCGCCCCACCGGAATCCCCGGATCCGCCACCACAGGCGACGGCCAGCACGAGGAGGGGCACGGCCATCAGCACGAGAACGCGCCGCCCTCTGCCACACACGGCTGCTGCCACTGCTGCACCTCCGGGTCGGGCCGACTGCCCTGACAGTTCAGCGTGGCCCGGGGGCCGGGAGGGCGCACGGCGGAGGTGCTCCGTTCGGGCGGGAGGGTGGCCTCAGATCACCGGCGGCCGCCCCAGGCGCGTCAGTCGCCACACCGTGCGCCACCGCATGGGTCCGCGCTCGCCGCACGGCGTCCTGACTCCTTCGGCGAAGCCGCCCGCCCAGGCGCGCAGGCCCGGCAGCGAGCGGGTGCGCAGGAGGGTGAGCAGGGTCCAGACGCCCAGGTGGACCGGGATCAGCGGGAGCGGGAGGCGGCGGCGGGCCAGCCAGACGCGGTTGCGGGCGGTGTTGCGGTAGTAGACGGCGTGCCTGGCCGGGGAGGTCCGGGGGTGCTGGAGCAGCAGGGCGGGCTCGTAGAGGATCTGCCAGCCGTCGTCCACGGCCCGCCAGGCGAGGTCGGTCTCCTCGTGGCCGAAGAAGAACTGCGCGGGCCAGATCCCCGTCCGGGTCAGCATGGTCATGGAGAAGGCGTGCCCGCCGCCGAGGAAGGCGGTCACCGGGCCCCCGCGCATCGGGTCGGTGGCACGCAGCCGGGGGATGTGGCGGCGCTGGGTCTCCCCCGTCTCGTCGGCGATGCGGAATCCGACGATGCCGAGGCGCGGATCGGCGGCGTACAGATCGCGGATCCGCCGGAACACGTCGCGTTCGACGAGCAGCCCGTCGTCGTCGAGCTCGATGACGACGTCCACGTCGCCGAAGGCCATCAGCCGCTCGATGGCCACGTTGCGGCCGCCCGGACAGCCGAGGTTCTCGTCCAGCTCCACAGTCGTCACCTCGCCCGGCAGCACGGGGAGCGCGGGCAGGACCGAGCCGTTGCCGACGAGCACGACGCGGTCCGCGGGCACGTCCTGCGCGGCCACGGACGCGAGCAGCGCGTCGAGTTCTCGGGGACGGTCGCCCATCGTGATGACGACGACGCCCAGGCGCGGCGGCTGCGGCACGGCGATCACTCCTGACTCGGGGCGGAAGTCGGCCAGTCAACACCACGGCGCCCCGCGGGGCCGAAGCCGTGCGGGGCGCCGTGGTGTCGTACGCCGTGTCCAGACCCCTGTCCAAGGCCCGGGGAGAGGTCAGGCCGCCGTCGTCAGTTCACCGGTGTGGGTGGTCTCATCGGCCGGCTCCCCGTCACCCGCGGGGGTCTTGCGGTCCCGGATGAGGACCAGGGCGAGGACCGCCGCGGCCAGGACGCCCGCCGCACCGGCCCAGAAGGCGGCGGACATCGCGTCGGTGAAGGCCTCGCGGGCCGCGGTGGCGAGCGCGCCGTCGCCGGTCGTGCCCGCCAGGGCGAGCGCGTCGGAGACGGAGTGGCTCGCGGCGGTGGGCGCCGATTCGGGCATCGAGCCGGTGTAGGTGCGGGAGAGGACCGTGCCCAGTACGGCGACGCCGAGGGCCGCGCCGGTCTGCTGGACCGTGTCGTTGAGCGCGGAGCCGACCCCGGCGTGCTCGGCGGGGACCGCGCTCATCAGGGCCGCGGTCGCCGCGGGCATCGCGAGGCCGCCGCCGATGCCGATCAGGACCATGGCGGAGGCGAGCATCCCGAACCCGGCGTCCGAGGGCAGCGAGGCCAGCGCGCCGAACCCGGCGGCGATGACGGTGAGGCCGACCGCGGTCATGGCGCGGTTGCCGATCTTGTTGCCGAGGGTGGCGCCGAGACCGTTGAAGACGAGCGTGGCGACGGCCATCGGGGCGAAGGCGATGCCGGTCTTGGAGGGCGAGTAGCCGAGGACGAACTGCAGGTACTGGGTCAGGACCAGCATCAGGCCGCCGTTGGCGAAGGTCAGCAGGACGAGGGAGAAGCTGGCGCCGCTGAAGACGCGGTCGCGGAAGAGGGCGAGCGGGACCATCGGCGCTTCGGTGCGGAGCTCCCAGATACCGAAGGCGGCCAGGGCGACGACGGCCACACCGAGCGAGAGCCGCGTGCTCGGGTCGCCGAGTCCGACCTCCGCGGACTCGATGATCGTCCACACCAGGGCGGTCATGCCGATCATCGAGAGGACCATGCCCAGCGGATCGGCCTTGCGGGCGGGGCCCTTGGACTCGGGCATCAGGACGAGCGCGGCGACGATGGCGACGAGCGCGATCGGGACGTTCATCAGGAAGACCGCGCCCCACCAGAAGTGGGCGATGAGGACCCCGCCGAGCACGGGCCCGCCGACCAGGCCGACCACGGCCACCGCGCTCCAGGCGCCGATCGCCTTCCTTCGCTCCTCGTCATCGAAGACGGTGATCAGGATCGACAGCGTGCTCGGCATGATCAGGGCGCCGCCGACGCCCATCAACACCCGCCCCGCGATGAGCTGTTCGGGGTTCTGGGCGACGGTGGCGAGCAGCGACGCGGCGCCGAAGAGCGCGAGCCCGACGACCATGATCCGGCGCCGCCCGAACCGGTCGGAGAGGCTTCCCGCGGTGAGCAGGAGACCGGCGAAGACCAGGATGTACGACTCGATGATCCACTGGATGTCCTGCGCGTCCGCGCCGAGGTCCTCGGCGATCGGCGGCACCGACACGGTCAGGACCATGTTGTCGACGACCAGGACCAGCGTGCTCAGGCAGAGCACGATCAGGATGAGCCAGCGGCGCGGATGACGGCGTTCTTCCAGCACGGCTTCCATCGTGGGACCCCTCACGACCTAGACGGCACACCCGCTGCGTACGGCGTGCTCTCGTTGCGAACACTGTACGCACAGCGCACGGTGTGCGCAATACGCGAACACCATTCACCGATGCTCGTGCCCTACGGGGTGGTCGGCGGCTCGGGGAAGGCCCTGGTTCAGCGCACCTGACGGGGGAACGGCCCAGCGGTGGCGGGGCTGTTGACGATCTCGCCCGCGACCTGGGTCAGCTTGAGCCGGTTGCGGCGGGCGTGATGGCGCAGCAGGTCGAACGCGTCGTCGACGGTGCATTCGAGCCGCTCGGCGAGGACACCCTTGGCCTGCTCGATCAACACCCGGCTCTTCAGGGCGTGTTGGAGCTGCTGCTCCCGGATGTCCGCCTGCCGCAGGGCGTCCCGGTGCCCGAGTCCCGCGGCGGTGGCGTCGGCGAGCAGCGCGCTCCAGCGCAGTTGCTCGGGCCGCAGGGCGCCGCCCCGGCAGTACAGGGTGAGCGAGCCGATGGCACGGCCGTGATGGCACAGCGGAAGCGTGGTCACCAAGGGGTAGCCCGCCTGGAGGGCCCGCGGGGCGAAGTGCGGCCAGCGCAGGCGGCTGTGCGGATGCGGCATCTCCACATTGGCCAGGGTCTTGCGGATCCGCCGGCTGTCGAGCCCCGGCCCCTCCGAAAGCTCCCCCTGCACCCGCTCCAGGTCGGTGGCGACATCACTGGACGCGGCCGTCTCTTCGGGCCGCCCCGTCTCGTCGACGGTGCTGCAACCGGCCGCGTCCACCCCGGGTATGCGGGCGGCCGTCGCGGCCAGGCGCCGCAGCAGTTGTTCGTCGCTCTCCCCATGGGGCGACGCGGCGGCCAGGGCGACCAGGGCCGGCGCCATGGAGAGGTCATGCACGGCAAGAGACATGGCCACACCCCTCGGGCGGTTCGAAGTTCCACATGCGGACGCTGGACACACCTTGCTATTACTCCGCTACCCCGGGTTCTCCCCTATCGGCGCGATCACACCTGGCAATTTCGCGTACTGATGCACTGGGCGCGCCCTGCCACCCGACGCGCGCCCGGCGCGCCCCCTCCCACCGGGCGCCCCAGGCAGCGGAACGGCCCCTGGCCTGCGGCTTCCGCGCAGGCCAGGGGCCGTTCTTTCCGGTAGACCGTGTGGGACTCGAACCCACAACCAATGGATTAAAAGTCCACTGCTCTGCCAATTGAGCTAACGGTCCTCGTCGGTGCACCCCCGAGCATAGCGGGAGGGACCCCGCCGTCCGATCGGGTATCACCGTCGAGGGCCGTCGCGGGTCACGGATCCAGCGGTTCCGGCTGTCCGGAGCGTGCCGCCTCGCGGGCCAGGGTGCGCTCGTGCTCGGGGTTGAGGAACCAGTGCCTGGCCGAGGCCCACCACCAGGCCGCCGCGGAGCCCAGGACGACGAGCACCGCGATCGGGGCGTAGTTGAAGGTCTCCCAGGTGACCGGCGAGACCTGCGGCAGCATGAACAGGACGGTGATCACACCGACCCAGCCCACCGCGATCACGCCGACCGGGCGTGACCAGCGGCCCAGGTGCCAGGGTCCCCGCTCGAAGGCGTCGCCTCGGCGCAGCCGCAGCAGGGTCGGGATGACGTACGCGATGTAGAGCCCGATGACGGCGATCGAGGTCACCGCCGCGTACGCCGTGACGTTGATCAGATACGGCAGGCCGAGCACGAGCGCGCCGAGCGCGGCGAGCCACACCGCGGCGACGGGGGTGCGGGTGCGCGGGCTGACCGAGTGCCAGACGTGCGAGAACGGCAGCGCGCCGTCGCGCGAGAAGGCGTAGATCATGCGGGAGTTGGCGGTCACGGACGCCATGCCGCAGAAGAGCTGCGCGCCGATCACGACGAGCAGGAGCAGCTTGCCCGCGCTCGCACCGAGCGCGTCGAGCAGGATCTGCGCGGGCGGCGCACCCGTCGCGGACTCGCGGGCGCCGTCGTACGACTGGATGGCGAAGGTGAAGCCGAGCAGCAGGACGAATCCGGCGATCCAGGAGGTCCAGATGGAGCGGACGATGCCCTTCGGCCCCGCGGTCGACGCGTCGTGGGTCTCCTCGGTCATGTGCGCGGAGGCGTCGTAGCCGGTGAAGGTGTACTGGGCCATGAGCAGGCCGATGAGGACGACGTACAGGCTGCTGCCCCACCCGGTGTTGTTCACGAACTCGGTGAAGACGAACGACGCCGACTGGTGCGAGTCCGGCGAGAACGCGAGCGCGCCGACGATGACGGCGACCCCGACCACGTGCCACCACACGCTGATGCTGTTGAGCAGCCCCACGATGCGTACGCCGAAGGTGTTCAGGAGTCCGTGCAGCACGAGGATCGCCGCGAACAGCAGGATCGTGCGCCCCTCGGTGACGGTGAAGTCGAACTGGAGATTGAGGTACGCCCCGAGGAAGGACGCCGCACCGAAGTCGATCCCCGCGGTCACGGCGACCTGCCCGAGCACGTTGAACCACCCGGTGAACCACGCCCACGCGGCCGCGGAGCGCGCGGGCGCGAGCCGGTGCGCCCAGAAGTAGAGACCGGCGGACGTCGGATACGCGGAACAGATCTCCGCCATCGCGAGCCCCACGAACAGCGTCATCAGTCCGACCCCGACCCACCCCCAGGTGATCAGGGCGGGACCGCCGGTGTTCATGCCGAACAGATACATCGTGAGGCACCCGGAGAGCACCGAGATGATCGTGAACGAGACGGCGTAGTTGGAGAACGCCGACATCCGGCGCGCCAGAACCTGCGTATAGCCGAGCTGAGCGAGCCGCTCCTCGTCCGAACCCGCCTCAGGAGGCGGCGAGTTGGGCACTCCACGCGATTCTTTTGTCATGCCCCCAGCGATTCCCTCGCCGGGGGCACGACATGCGCCAGGGCTGGCCAAAAAATGCCCCCGCCCCGACCGACGTCGTCCCGACCGTCAGACGCCCGCTCTCAGCACCGCCACTTCGTGCTCACTGAGCGCACCGGCGAAGGCGTGCACCTCGTCCACCGCCCCGTACAGATGCTCGCCCCAACCGTCCGCCGCGTCCGCCACCGGAGCCCGCCCGACCTGAAGTCCGCCCGTGGACCGCCAGGCGTGGTGGAACGGCGCCCGCGCCGCCACCGTGCCGTCGACGTACAGCAGGACCTCGTCGGCCCCGTCGTCGTACACCACCGCCAGATGGTGCGGGGAGCCGCTCGTCGCCCAGTCGCCCTCCGCCTTGAGCGTCGTCGTCTCCGCGCCCGCCCGATCCTCGTGCGCCAGGGCCAGCTCCCATATCTGCCGCTGCGGCGTATAGCGCAGGGTGGCGAGACCGGCGTGCTCACCGGGCAGCGAGAGGACCGTCATCGTCCGGTCCTCGGCCGACGGGTCGAGGCGCACGTGCGCGGCCAGCGAGAAGCTCTCGCCGGTGTCCACGACCGGGGCGCCCGTCGCCGCGAAGTCACCCGCGCCGTCCAGGACCAGCTCCCCCGCGCCCACCATCGGGGGATTGCCCGGACCGCACTCGGGGTCCAGCGGGTCGCACGCCTGGTCGTCGTGGCGGATCCGCGCGTCGCCGCCCAGGGCCAGCGGCTGTCCGCCGTCCCGCTCCGGGCTCGCTGAC contains:
- a CDS encoding MFS transporter produces the protein MTGIWRRARAFEPAVQLLFVNQFTINLGFYMLMPYLAAHLSGQLGLAAWAVGLVLGVRNLSQQGMFLVGGALADRLGFKPMIVAGCALRTVGFGALAFADTLPVLIAASVATGLAGALFNPAVRAYVAAEAGPPERRVEAFALFNVFYQTGILLGPLVGLALTGFDFRLTCAVAAVLFAALSVVQILRLPARRRTEAAAEAGGQWRVVLGNRTFWLFSLAMTGSYVLSFQVYLALPLSVERLLGEGTAGTVATSSLFVVSGLVALLGQLRITDWCRRTWTREQCLVAGLGLMGAAFLPPALGGSRYVGVAGLLLCAAALAAATAVLYPFEMDTVVSLAGDRWVATHYGLYNTVCGIGITAGNLGMGALLDATRDLPALPWLVLAALGACCAVALRGLARSGRLAPVPAVTGA
- a CDS encoding PLP-dependent cysteine synthase family protein, which encodes MISNLQPAAAAVGNTPVLWIDEPSDDGGRGFWAKLEGFNFGGIKDRAALYMVERARARGELRPGAPIVESTSGTLGLGLALAGVRYGHPVHIVTDPGLEPIVERMLTAHGARIHLVREPSGRGGWQQARVDWVAELMAGPELGGGAWCPNQYHNPDNPAAYGPLAAELVGQLGQFDVLVCAVGTGGHSAGIARALRGGALPGLELVGVDSVASTIFGLDAGPRLMRGLGSSIHPGNVDHDAFDEVHWVGPAEAVRCARRLAERQFATGGWSVGAVALVAGWLARTRPRGTRVAAVFPDGPQRYFDTVFSDEYCAAKGLTGGAVPDKPREVTGPEQGITEWSRWARSTKGAVL
- a CDS encoding alginate lyase family protein, producing the protein MAVPLLVLAVACGGGSGDSGGADTRTAAARPLDRAFRHPGVLVSGAQLKRVRARVEAKEQPWLAAFEQMRGSKYAADDYQATPYAVVECPPDTRPGRGCVEEREDALAAYTQALLWNITGERAHAEKAVQIMDAWAKVITGHTEANAGLQTAWAASSWARAAEAVRYTYDGWNDGQLLRFERMLRNAYLPQVRDGSADFNGNWDLVMADATMGMAVFLDDHATFEKAVHHFRTRVPAYFYLKSDGKLPVSPEGSDIDTAAELKKYWFGQGTFADGLSQETCRNFKHASYSLAATAHMAETAHHQGVDLYGEVEDRLRAAFEFHSTYQLGAKAPDWLCGGKVRRDMGPDTEVGLNHLRGRLKLAMPQTEKYTEQRRPEGTDDLFVAWETLTHAGNT
- a CDS encoding glycosyltransferase family 2 protein; the encoded protein is MPQPPRLGVVVITMGDRPRELDALLASVAAQDVPADRVVLVGNGSVLPALPVLPGEVTTVELDENLGCPGGRNVAIERLMAFGDVDVVIELDDDGLLVERDVFRRIRDLYAADPRLGIVGFRIADETGETQRRHIPRLRATDPMRGGPVTAFLGGGHAFSMTMLTRTGIWPAQFFFGHEETDLAWRAVDDGWQILYEPALLLQHPRTSPARHAVYYRNTARNRVWLARRRLPLPLIPVHLGVWTLLTLLRTRSLPGLRAWAGGFAEGVRTPCGERGPMRWRTVWRLTRLGRPPVI
- a CDS encoding MFS transporter — translated: MEAVLEERRHPRRWLILIVLCLSTLVLVVDNMVLTVSVPPIAEDLGADAQDIQWIIESYILVFAGLLLTAGSLSDRFGRRRIMVVGLALFGAASLLATVAQNPEQLIAGRVLMGVGGALIMPSTLSILITVFDDEERRKAIGAWSAVAVVGLVGGPVLGGVLIAHFWWGAVFLMNVPIALVAIVAALVLMPESKGPARKADPLGMVLSMIGMTALVWTIIESAEVGLGDPSTRLSLGVAVVALAAFGIWELRTEAPMVPLALFRDRVFSGASFSLVLLTFANGGLMLVLTQYLQFVLGYSPSKTGIAFAPMAVATLVFNGLGATLGNKIGNRAMTAVGLTVIAAGFGALASLPSDAGFGMLASAMVLIGIGGGLAMPAATAALMSAVPAEHAGVGSALNDTVQQTGAALGVAVLGTVLSRTYTGSMPESAPTAASHSVSDALALAGTTGDGALATAAREAFTDAMSAAFWAGAAGVLAAAVLALVLIRDRKTPAGDGEPADETTHTGELTTAA
- a CDS encoding GAF and ANTAR domain-containing protein, whose protein sequence is MSLAVHDLSMAPALVALAAASPHGESDEQLLRRLAATAARIPGVDAAGCSTVDETGRPEETAASSDVATDLERVQGELSEGPGLDSRRIRKTLANVEMPHPHSRLRWPHFAPRALQAGYPLVTTLPLCHHGRAIGSLTLYCRGGALRPEQLRWSALLADATAAGLGHRDALRQADIREQQLQHALKSRVLIEQAKGVLAERLECTVDDAFDLLRHHARRNRLKLTQVAGEIVNSPATAGPFPRQVR
- a CDS encoding amino acid permease, which produces MTKESRGVPNSPPPEAGSDEERLAQLGYTQVLARRMSAFSNYAVSFTIISVLSGCLTMYLFGMNTGGPALITWGWVGVGLMTLFVGLAMAEICSAYPTSAGLYFWAHRLAPARSAAAWAWFTGWFNVLGQVAVTAGIDFGAASFLGAYLNLQFDFTVTEGRTILLFAAILVLHGLLNTFGVRIVGLLNSISVWWHVVGVAVIVGALAFSPDSHQSASFVFTEFVNNTGWGSSLYVVLIGLLMAQYTFTGYDASAHMTEETHDASTAGPKGIVRSIWTSWIAGFVLLLGFTFAIQSYDGARESATGAPPAQILLDALGASAGKLLLLVVIGAQLFCGMASVTANSRMIYAFSRDGALPFSHVWHSVSPRTRTPVAAVWLAALGALVLGLPYLINVTAYAAVTSIAVIGLYIAYVIPTLLRLRRGDAFERGPWHLGRWSRPVGVIAVGWVGVITVLFMLPQVSPVTWETFNYAPIAVLVVLGSAAAWWWASARHWFLNPEHERTLAREAARSGQPEPLDP